ATATTACCAAGTCCGGCCTTAAGGTTGGAGATATAATCACGCATATTGAAGATGAAAAAGTGGAGAATACCGGCAGTATTTCTAAGTTTATCAACAAAAAGGAGAACGGGGGGCGCGAGCTTAAAATAACCGCTATGCGCAAAAATAAGGAATATGAATTTAGAGTAAAACCCGCTTATGATATAAAAAGCGACAGTTTTAAGCTGGGGGTTTGGGTGAGAGATGATGCTTCGGGGATAGGTACATTGACTTTTATTGATGATAAAAACCGTTTTGGTGCACTTGGCCATCCGATTTGCGATGGGGACACAGGAGTTATGATGGCTGTCAAAAGCGGGAATTTGTATGGATGCAATATTCTGGGCCTCAACAAGGGAGTAGCCGGTGACCCCGGCGAAATCAGGGGGTTGTTTTTGCAGGGCAAGAACAGTCAGGGACATATAGATAAAAACAGTGAATTTGGTGTTTTTGGTGAAATTTCACAGAATTCTTTACTTTTGGACCAAACGCTTAAACTGAAAGTGGGAGGGCGGCTGACGGTAAGCCCAGGAAAGGCCCAGATAAGAAGTGCTGTGGATGGTAACCTGAAGCTCTATGACATAGAAATTATCAAAACAAATTATCAGAATTATCAGAATGACCGAAGTATGGTCATTAGAATAATTGACCCTGAGCTTTTAGAAAAAACCGGAGGGATTATTCAAGGAATGAGCGGCAGTCCTATAATTCAGAACGGCAAGCTGGTGGGGGCAGTTACACATGTGTTTGTAAACGACCCAACAAAGGGGTTTGGTGTTTATATGGATTGGATGCTAGGGCAATAGATTTGTAGTGTTTTATACAAAATTGTAATATTATCGAGGTATTATTACAAAAGTGTCAAAAAATGATAGACTAAAATTTTTAAATATGCTATATTAAAAAAGTTAATAGTTTGATAAAGATTTTTTGGGCTGATCAGCGCTAATGTATATATGGCATTATTTTTTTGTCTGTTTTTTGAAAGTTGCTGAAATTCTTGAGTTAAAAAATCATCCTGAACGGATGTAAAACAGCACCATCCATAGCGGGTGGTGCAAAAGGAGTGGGCGATGACAAAAGGTAGGGCACCGGCGTTTTTATATTCCGGTGATAACGCGTGCTTGTGGCATAAATTGCAAAAAGAGTGTGAAAAAAACGAAATAAGTATATTTAAAGTAGCTGATTTAAGCGATTTTTTTATAAAACGCAAATCTTTAGGGCTGGTAATTTTATTTATAGACAAGTCTACAGTGAGCCCAAGTCCGGAGCTTATGGAGTTTATTCAAAAATGCAACGAGGGCTGGCAAAGCTCGATAGTAGTGTTTTTGGGGGATGCTGAAATAGAGCTTACAAAAAAATATTATAATATAATGAGTATTCCGATTGGAGCGATTGATGATATTTTTATGAGCAGCATGCTTAGCAAGCTTGAATCTGAGATGATGCGGCTGACAAATATGTGTTCTTGCAAGGTTTCTGCGTCAAGAATAGGCAAAGTACTTATGGATTTTGGATTTTCGCCTAAATACTTGGGTTCATCATATTTGGTAGAGGCAATAGAATATATAATTTTGAACGGTGGCATTGTAGGCAACCTTCAAACAAAATCATATTCGTATGTGGCGGCAAAATTTTTTACTACAACCATGAGCATTGAGCGCGATATCAGAATGGCAATAGCAAATGCTTATAAAAATGACTGCGACAAGTTTGGAGGGCGTAAGCCGTCTAATAAAGAGTTTATTGCGTTTGTTGTAAATAAGTTGAAATATGAATGAGGTAGAATGTATACATAATCGTTTAGTGATGATACCTACCTGTGAATAGAGGAAAGAAGAAGGAAAAGGATTATGTGCTGTCGGCCGTAAAAATATTTGTTGAGGATTTTTCCGGCCGCTTAAAGAGGCAGACGGCACTAAGCCCAAAGAGCAGGGTAGACATCAGTACATAATATATGTTATATCGCATAAATAGGCTACAGAATAATATAATCAGCCCGCTTAGCATATATTGCTTGAATTTTGCCCGTGCAAAACTGTATTCGAATATGTTTTTCGGTGTCATTTTTTTGCGTGATAGTGTAATTGTTTTTGGGGGATAGGTGTCATAAACCTTTAGCAGATTAAAATAAACACCTGATTTGTCAAGTATGGTTACGTTTATATTTTGAATATTCTTGCAAAGCATCAAAATGTCGGCAGGGGCAGACTGCGCACAGATTATTATTTTTTCGGCTCCAATGTTTTGCGCTGAAGAATATGCGTGTGACAGGTCATTTATTGTCAGTTTTTCAAGGTGCATAAAACTGAATAGCATAGTTTTATCTATTATAATATAATCCTTTTTTAGAGCTGCGCTATGTTTTTTTTGAAGCAGTTCACAAAAAAACTGCAGGCATTTTTGCTTATCCGTAAACATAAGGTCGGCGGAATATTGTTCAATTTCAGCTTTTTGGGCCTTGCTGACAGCCTGCCTGTCCTTATTTTTTTGAAGCAGAAATGAAATGAGGATATATGCTCCCAAAACAATAGTAGAACATAGTAGCAAAACTATATATATGTTTTCTATAAAAAACCGCAGCCACACAAATGATATGGCAAAGCCTATGATTATAAGCAAAATTCTATCCAAAATCAAAGATAATTTGAAATTTTTCATATAAAGATTATTGCCAAGTATGCAGTTTTTCAAAACAATATTAATATGTTTTGGCGTTTTTAAGGAAATTTGAAAGCTTAGCCTAAATTTATTTGACAAATCTTGGAGAATATTTGATTTTTTTTGGGGCTAAGGGTATAATGTATGAGAGGTGAAGTATGGAACTATCAAATAAGGTTATGATGGTATGCAAGGCGCTTGATGACAAAAAGGCCATGGATATAAGTATTATTAATATCAGCAAAAATTCATCAATTGCCGATGATTTTGTTTTGACTACAGCAAGCAGCATTACACACGCAAGAACGCTCAGTGATGTTGTGTGTGAAGTAGCAGACGTAATCGGTGAAAAAGTTTTTGGCATAGATGGTCACGGTCAGGCGAATTGGATTAGTCTTGACCTGGGGGATGTTATTGTGCATATATTTACAAAAGAGGTGAGAGATCATTATAGCCTTGAAAAAATGTGGGCAGACAGCAAAAATCACAAAAAGTTTACTGACATTAAAAAGGATATTGAAAAGAAGGATGCTAAAGCCGCCGAAAAGACGTCTGACGATAAAAAGAAAAAGGAAACTAAAAAAGAAGTAAAGCCGGCTGCTGACAAGAAAAAAACTAAAGAAGTTAAGGAAAACGCAAAAGCACCTAAAAAAACAGTGAAAGAAACGGTAAAAATCGAAAAAATAAGTAAAAAAGCTGTAAGTAAAGCAAAGCCTAAAGAAGATAAGAAAGAAACCAAAACAAAAATTGAAAAATCCGCCAAAAAGTGAGTGACGGAGTTTCGGTGGAAGTAAGTATAATAAAAGCAATACAGTCTGTGGCAAACGACTTTTGGGATATCGTTATGATGATATTCTCGTTTTTGGGCACCACGGGCTTTTTTACGGTGATGTTTGTGCTGCTGTTTTGGTGTTATGACAAGCGGTTTGCTTTTAGATTTGCCGCGATTTTTGGGGCAAGTTCGGTTATAAATTGGGGACTTAAAGAAGTTTTTATGCGCCCAAGACCCTTTATGGCGGATAGCGGTATTATAAATTATACAAACACGGTAGGGTATTCTATGCCCAGCGGGCACTCGACAGCTATTGCTTCTGTTGCTGGCACTCTTATATATGAGGTGCAAAAAACGCGTAAAAAATGGTTTAAAATCACTGCTATTATATCTTTGGTGCTGCTTTGTTTGTGTGTGGGGCTTTCAAGAATGTATTTGGGGCAGCATTATCTGAGCGACGTTTTAGCAGGTCTTGCACTTGGATTTACAGTAAGTCTGATTATGTGCAAGTTCATAAAATTTGGTGACAAGGAGCATATTTATGCACTGTTTTTGCTGCCGTTTTTAGTTTTGGGATATTTAATGTTTATAGATACGTTGGCTACTGACAATTTTAGGACGGGGGAGTATCCTATTATATTTATGTTGGGTATAGGAATTATTTTGGGCTACTTTTTTGAAAAGAGGTTTGTAAAGTATAGTTCTGCCAAAATTTTGTGGTTTGAAATAGTTAAGGTGATTGTTTTTGGTGGTGTTGCTTTAGGGTTATATTTTTTGCTTAATGCGGTTTTGCCAAACTTAGTTTTTTTTAGAAGTCTTATAATGCTTGTTGATATATTGTTTGTGATGGTTTTGTGTCCATGGTTATTTAAGATTATTGAAGGTATGATTATAAAAAGGCGGAATGATTTCTGTTTGAGAGCGAGGCCTTGAGTGCGGTTTTGCATGACGAGCACGCTCGCCATGGCCACCCGCCTTTGGCGGGTGGCCTGCAAAACCGCACCTAACCATGCAAAAATCATTGGAAGAGCTGCCATATTGTGCTAAAATATAGGAGTGAAGGTTATAATCAAAAAAGAAGATAAGATGCTTAAACTTGGCGCGGGTCTTATAAAAACCCTAAAGAGCGGCGATGTTGTTTTGCTTGAAGGTGACCTTGGCAGCGGTAAGTCGGTTTTGGCACGGGGTTTTTTGAACGCAGCAGGTGTAGCCGTTGTGCCGAGCCCCACTTTTACTATTGTCAACAAATACGACACCAAAGTCGGTATAGTTTATCATATGGATGCTTATAGGCTTGACGGCATTGAAGAGGCGAGGGCTTCGGGTCTGGATGAAATTATTGATGATAAAAATTCTATTAAATTTATAGAATGGCCCGGAAGACTCACTGAAATTCTGCCCAAAAAATATACAAAGATAGTCATAAAAAAGATTGACGATATGACCCGTGAAGTAACTATTGAGGTGAACAAATGAATATTTTGGTTTTGGACACAAGCAGTGACAAACTGCTTTTGGCTCTTTTAAAGGATAACGAAATAATAACTGCACAAAAACAAGATGGAAAATATATGGAAGTACTGCTTCCTATGATAGATGAACTGCTGCAAAGAGCCAAGGTTCGCCTAAAAGAGATTGATGTCATTGGTGTAGTTGTAGGCCCCGGCTCTTTTACAGGTGTGCGGATAGGTGTTTCTACTGTAAAAGGGTTTATTCACGTATTTAGAGACATAAAAATTGTGGCTATCAACTCACTTGAACTGATAGCATATACTACTATGGCCAAATTAAACAGGACTGATATGACAGTAGTAATACCTAGCACGGCAAACAAGCTTTATGTGGGCAGGTTTAAATCCGGAAATAAGCCACGGTATAGTTTGGAAGATACTGAAGGGTTTAATGAGTTTAATGCTGTGATAGAGCAACATTATAATCTTGACATAAATGCAGAAAGGGTAGAAGTCAGCGAAAAAGACTTGATTGATTTCTGCTGTGCACTTTTTAAGGACGGACGATTTGGCGAGTTTAAGCCATATTATTTGGCTCTCAGTCAGGCAGAGGAGGAGCTTTTAAAAAAGGAGGGCAGTAATGCTTAAGATTTTAAGAGCTCAGGATGAATATTTTGCTCGCATGTATGAAATACATAAGGAGTGTTTTGACGAAGCTATGAGCGAGCCGCTGTTTTTAGAAGAAATTACACATGACAGCCGCATGTATTTTGTAATTTTGGTTGAGGGGCAAGTTGAGGCTTATGCCGGAGCATGGAACACGGGCGAGGATTATTCGGTAATCAGTATTGCAACGTCCAAAGCCCATCAGCGGCAGGGGCTTGCCGGCAAGCTTCTGGAGCGGCTGATAACGGATGCTGAACGAAAAAAGATAAAGGCGCTTAGTCTTGAAGTTAATACTAAAAACAAGCCTGCTATAGATCTTTATCGTAAGATGGGCTTTATTATAACAAACACCCGTAAAAAATATTATAAAAATGGTGATGATGCTTATGTTATGTGGCTATATAAATAGCGAGGAGTGAATTTTATTTGTTTTTTATTTTTAAAGGTGTTAAAATTAACTATACCATCAAAGGAGACGGTCAAAACTTACTTTTTTTGCATGGCTGGGGCGGCAGCACACAAAGCTTTTTGGCATTTGAAAACAGACTGCAAACTAACAGGCGCATAAATATAGATTTTCCGCCGTTTGGCTTTTCTGACAAGATGGCTGAGCCGTGGACAGTTGAGACGTATGCCGAGATGGTAATGGCATTGCTGAAAGAACTTGGCGTAACTAAAGTTTTTGTAGTTGCTCACTCGTTTGGCGCAAGAGTAGCCATAATGCTGGCTCAGGATGTGAGTTTGGTGCAGAAATTGGTTTTGACGGGTGCTGCAGGGTTGAAACCTAAAAAAAGCATTAAAAAAAGTCTTAGTATAATGAGATACAAGCTATGCAAGCGCCTTGTCAAAATAAAGCTTATGAAAAAAGAGCGACTAAGTAAATTTGGCAGCAGTGATTATAGGGCAGCGGACGGTATGACGAAACAGACTATTATAAATATTACAAACTTTGACCAGACAGAAATGCTAAAAAATATAACAGCACCTACGCTCTTGCTGTGGGGAAAGGACGACACCGAAACTCCGCTTTATATGGCGCGTAAGCTTGAAAAGCTTATTAAAGACAGTGCGCTGATAGTTTTGAATGGAGGGCACTTTGCTTATATAGAAAATTTTGAACAGACTTTGAGGATAATAAACAGTTTTTTAGGAGAATAATATGGAGTTTTTTGCACCCGACAACGCACATTTATATATTGCGATAGTATTATCTGTTATAAACGGGCTGATGCTTTGTTTTGCGTCGTATAAGTTTTTTCAGATGATACAGATTGTGGGTTATAAAATAAAGGGCTATTATTTGTGGGTAAGAGACACCAAAGCCAAATATGTTTCAAGGCTTTTAATGCTTGGGCTTCTCAGCGCCGCGTGCGTGCTGGTTACAAATGCTCTGTTCTGGGAGTATGAGCCCAAAGGTTATTATTCGTATCTGGGTTTGGTGTTCTATTTCTATTTTACCATAGTTTTTATCATAAATATTTATTCCGCTCCCAAAAAAATACCTCTTAAACAAACTGCGCGTATGACAAGGCTCAATATTGCTATGGGTATTGTTATGGCGGGTGTTTCGTTCGGTCTTATGTCAGTGAGCATGGAATGGATACCGTTGCTACGCTATGGGGTGCTGTGTCTGACACCTATTTTAATTCCTCTTTTGGTGCCGCTTGTTCATATTTTGATGATACCGATTGAGGCCGCCATAACCAAAAAATATCTTATGTCTGCCAAGAATAAGCTAAAGAAGAGGGGAGACCTCATAAAAATCGGCATAACCGGCAGCTTTGGCAAGACCAGCACAAAATATATGCTAAACACCATATTGTCTCAAAAATATAATGTCTGCATGAGCCCGCACAGTTTTAATACTACAAAAGGCATAAGTAAGGTTGTTAATGACTTTCTTAAACCCGAAAATGAAATTTTGATTACCGAAATGGGTGCCTGCAACAGGGGGGACATTAAAGCTATTGCCAACTTCATAAATCCTAAATACGGCATAATCACCAGCGTAGGTACACAGCATCTTTATTCTTTTGGAAGTGTAGAAAATCTCAAGAATACCAAATATGAACTGATTGAAGCTCTTCCGAGTGACGGAATTGCCATATTTAATGGGTTTAACACAGGAGCAATGGAGCTTTATGAAAGGTGTTCAATCGAAAAATATGCCGTGGGCAAGGATAAAGATTTGACTGTCGGTGACATAAAGGTGGGCAAAGACGGCACGCAGTTTATGATTAAATATAACAAAAAGAGTATGAAATGCGAAACTCAGCTTTTGGGCAAGCATAACATAGAAAACATTATGCTGTGCGTGAGGATGGCTCTGCTTTTGGGGCTTGAAACTCAACAGATAAAAGAGGGCATTGCGGCTCTTAAACCCGTTCCGCACAGGCTTGAAGTGAAGAATGAGGGCAATGTTACAATTCTGGATGATTCATATAACGCAAGTGTGGAAGGCTGCGTAGTTGCGCTTGAAGTGCTGTCTAAGTTTGAAGGCAAAAAGATTGTGGTTACACCCGGACTTGTTGAGCTTGGCAGTCTTGAAAAAGAAGAGAATGAAAAATTCGGCGAAAAAATAGCGAAAGTTGCCGACAGTGTGATTGTCGTAAACAAAGTTAATCTGGAAAGCATAAAGCAGGGGCTTATGAATGTGGGGTTTAATATGGAACAGGTTTACGACGCCGAAACCCTTGAAAAAGCAAAACAGCTGCTTAGTGGCATAGTGGTTGAAGGGGCCGTGGTGCTGCTTGAAAATGACCTGCCGGATAATTATTTATAATATTTAAGAACACATCTGACAAGGGTGTGTTTTTTGTGATATTGCTATTTTTTATGAGATATGTTATAATATTAAGATGGAGAGCGTGCGTGATATTGCGCTGCGCTAAATAAAAACATGGAAAAAAAATATCGGCTTGCAGCTGGAATGAATTTGGGAAATAAGAATAGCAGTTTGATGGATACCGGTAATGTTCATGAACATTATTATTTAGGGGCACTTATGGGTGTTTTTGATGGAGATACTGCACTAAGGATTGCTGCAAAGAGGAACACGGACTTTGATAAGGTTTTGGAGGCAAGTCAAGAGTATCAAGAATGGTGGGCAGGCTTACTTAAATCTGATGAAGATCCCGGTTTTGAGGAAATGCAGAGAAAACATGATGAGTTTGTAAAAGGACAATTTGATGAAGAAATTGCAGGATTGCTGGAAAATACAAAACAAAAATATTCTAAGATGTTTAAGAAAATGGAAGAATTGTTTTCAAATGCATCAATAAACGGACAAGCAAAAAAACTTGAAATAAAAGATGGAGTTATTGATTTTGATGGCCGCACATTTTTATTGCACAATATTCCGATAGATTCGGATGAAGAAGCATTGCAGAGCAGAAAGGATTTGGGTTTAATTGCAACTGAATGGTTTGGAAAACTTGAAAAGTTTTCGGAGTCCAGATTTTGTACTTCTTTTATAAAATCTAATAGCGGAACAAATGGCAAGCCAATAAAGCATGGAAAGTCTATCACATTTGTTGTTGATACATCCTCTCCGGAGATTCGAAAGCTTTTGCATTTGGATTTCTTTGAATATATGAGAAACAAAAGCCAGGGTAAATTGGAAAAATATTCACAGGAAGATTTAGAAATTCTAGGTCAACTGGAAGAATGGAGTGACCATGATGCAACCACAGACCCGATTTTAAAACAGTTAAACGGAAATGGCGGAGCATCCCGACGTGTGGCTGAAGCAAATCCTACATGGGCGGCGATTCCCGCAGGGATACCATCAAAGTATATTGTTGCTGTTAGGATTAATGGATTGGAAGATAAAGTTTGTAAAGAAGATGACTTTTTCTTTGAATCAGAAGCAAAAGTTAAAGTATTTAAAAACAAAGAAGAGCAAGAGAAACTTGCTGCTTGTGTGGGTGAAATTTTTCAAGTTCCTGTTATTAACCCTGAATGTAAGGTTGTATGGCAACCTGCTCCTATAGAAACGGAAATTGCTGAAATGTAAACATTTATCTTTTGTTGATATATAAACGGCTCTCTTTCACAAGAGAGTCGCTTTTTTCATATATAAAACTAAGGTTTTTATTTAAAGGAGTTTTTATGAAAAAGAATGTGTTGGTAATTTTTGGCGGCAGAAGTGTTGAGCATGATATATCTGTTATAACAGGTGTGCAAATAATAAACAGTGTAGATGCCGCAAGGTATAATGTTTATCCTATATATACAACGGCCGAGGGAGAGTGGTTTTTCAGTGAAGATTTTTATGATATAAACAAACTGAAAGATTTTGACAAAACGGCCAAAAATGTAATCAGGGTGGGGCTTGTTTCAGGGCAGAAAGGGCTTTTTAAGCTAAAGCGTAAAACTCTCAAAAAACTATGCGAAATTGATTGCGCCTTGTTTGCCGTTCATGGCGGTTCGGGCGAAAATGGGGCACTTCAGGGCTTATTTGAGTGCTTGGATATTCCTTATACCAGCCCGGGGGTGCTTTTCAGCGCTGTTTGTATGGATAAAA
The Christensenellaceae bacterium DNA segment above includes these coding regions:
- the rsfS gene encoding ribosome silencing factor, which codes for MELSNKVMMVCKALDDKKAMDISIINISKNSSIADDFVLTTASSITHARTLSDVVCEVADVIGEKVFGIDGHGQANWISLDLGDVIVHIFTKEVRDHYSLEKMWADSKNHKKFTDIKKDIEKKDAKAAEKTSDDKKKKETKKEVKPAADKKKTKEVKENAKAPKKTVKETVKIEKISKKAVSKAKPKEDKKETKTKIEKSAKK
- the tsaE gene encoding tRNA (adenosine(37)-N6)-threonylcarbamoyltransferase complex ATPase subunit type 1 TsaE — encoded protein: MKVIIKKEDKMLKLGAGLIKTLKSGDVVLLEGDLGSGKSVLARGFLNAAGVAVVPSPTFTIVNKYDTKVGIVYHMDAYRLDGIEEARASGLDEIIDDKNSIKFIEWPGRLTEILPKKYTKIVIKKIDDMTREVTIEVNK
- the spoIVB gene encoding SpoIVB peptidase, with protein sequence MKARLFKKLGIALGAVALVFCLLYFAVLPASRVFAMPDNMIIYSSDIGYINQNRVFGQFVNVELKKSSVPVVKAPDVGEVEFKLFNLIPIKTHKVVIGEDEVLAGGMPVGLVISAEGALIVGSSVIETDGNTFDITKSGLKVGDIITHIEDEKVENTGSISKFINKKENGGRELKITAMRKNKEYEFRVKPAYDIKSDSFKLGVWVRDDASGIGTLTFIDDKNRFGALGHPICDGDTGVMMAVKSGNLYGCNILGLNKGVAGDPGEIRGLFLQGKNSQGHIDKNSEFGVFGEISQNSLLLDQTLKLKVGGRLTVSPGKAQIRSAVDGNLKLYDIEIIKTNYQNYQNDRSMVIRIIDPELLEKTGGIIQGMSGSPIIQNGKLVGAVTHVFVNDPTKGFGVYMDWMLGQ
- a CDS encoding phosphatase PAP2 family protein; this encodes MEVSIIKAIQSVANDFWDIVMMIFSFLGTTGFFTVMFVLLFWCYDKRFAFRFAAIFGASSVINWGLKEVFMRPRPFMADSGIINYTNTVGYSMPSGHSTAIASVAGTLIYEVQKTRKKWFKITAIISLVLLCLCVGLSRMYLGQHYLSDVLAGLALGFTVSLIMCKFIKFGDKEHIYALFLLPFLVLGYLMFIDTLATDNFRTGEYPIIFMLGIGIILGYFFEKRFVKYSSAKILWFEIVKVIVFGGVALGLYFLLNAVLPNLVFFRSLIMLVDILFVMVLCPWLFKIIEGMIIKRRNDFCLRARP
- a CDS encoding alpha/beta hydrolase, whose amino-acid sequence is MFFIFKGVKINYTIKGDGQNLLFLHGWGGSTQSFLAFENRLQTNRRINIDFPPFGFSDKMAEPWTVETYAEMVMALLKELGVTKVFVVAHSFGARVAIMLAQDVSLVQKLVLTGAAGLKPKKSIKKSLSIMRYKLCKRLVKIKLMKKERLSKFGSSDYRAADGMTKQTIINITNFDQTEMLKNITAPTLLLWGKDDTETPLYMARKLEKLIKDSALIVLNGGHFAYIENFEQTLRIINSFLGE
- the rimI gene encoding ribosomal protein S18-alanine N-acetyltransferase translates to MLKILRAQDEYFARMYEIHKECFDEAMSEPLFLEEITHDSRMYFVILVEGQVEAYAGAWNTGEDYSVISIATSKAHQRQGLAGKLLERLITDAERKKIKALSLEVNTKNKPAIDLYRKMGFIITNTRKKYYKNGDDAYVMWLYK
- a CDS encoding sporulation initiation factor Spo0A C-terminal domain-containing protein; the protein is MTKGRAPAFLYSGDNACLWHKLQKECEKNEISIFKVADLSDFFIKRKSLGLVILFIDKSTVSPSPELMEFIQKCNEGWQSSIVVFLGDAEIELTKKYYNIMSIPIGAIDDIFMSSMLSKLESEMMRLTNMCSCKVSASRIGKVLMDFGFSPKYLGSSYLVEAIEYIILNGGIVGNLQTKSYSYVAAKFFTTTMSIERDIRMAIANAYKNDCDKFGGRKPSNKEFIAFVVNKLKYE
- the tsaB gene encoding tRNA (adenosine(37)-N6)-threonylcarbamoyltransferase complex dimerization subunit type 1 TsaB, translating into MNILVLDTSSDKLLLALLKDNEIITAQKQDGKYMEVLLPMIDELLQRAKVRLKEIDVIGVVVGPGSFTGVRIGVSTVKGFIHVFRDIKIVAINSLELIAYTTMAKLNRTDMTVVIPSTANKLYVGRFKSGNKPRYSLEDTEGFNEFNAVIEQHYNLDINAERVEVSEKDLIDFCCALFKDGRFGEFKPYYLALSQAEEELLKKEGSNA
- a CDS encoding UDP-N-acetylmuramoyl-tripeptide--D-alanyl-D-alanine ligase yields the protein MEFFAPDNAHLYIAIVLSVINGLMLCFASYKFFQMIQIVGYKIKGYYLWVRDTKAKYVSRLLMLGLLSAACVLVTNALFWEYEPKGYYSYLGLVFYFYFTIVFIINIYSAPKKIPLKQTARMTRLNIAMGIVMAGVSFGLMSVSMEWIPLLRYGVLCLTPILIPLLVPLVHILMIPIEAAITKKYLMSAKNKLKKRGDLIKIGITGSFGKTSTKYMLNTILSQKYNVCMSPHSFNTTKGISKVVNDFLKPENEILITEMGACNRGDIKAIANFINPKYGIITSVGTQHLYSFGSVENLKNTKYELIEALPSDGIAIFNGFNTGAMELYERCSIEKYAVGKDKDLTVGDIKVGKDGTQFMIKYNKKSMKCETQLLGKHNIENIMLCVRMALLLGLETQQIKEGIAALKPVPHRLEVKNEGNVTILDDSYNASVEGCVVALEVLSKFEGKKIVVTPGLVELGSLEKEENEKFGEKIAKVADSVIVVNKVNLESIKQGLMNVGFNMEQVYDAETLEKAKQLLSGIVVEGAVVLLENDLPDNYL